The following is a genomic window from Sphingobacterium spiritivorum.
GGGATATCCGAGTATTGATAATCTGGATGATATCCTGGAAAGACAGAAAGAGGTCACTGAGATTATGTTCTACGGCATGCGCAAAAAATAGAGAAGACAATCACAATGTACATACTAAATATAAATATGAATAGAATAAGCAAATTGTTAATGGTCCTGCTGAGCATTGGAATCTTAGGTTCTGCACATGCTCAGGAAGAACTGACACTCAAAGAGGCCATACAGTATGCGCTTCAGAATAAAGCTGATGCTAAAAAATCAAAACTGGATGTAATCAATGCAGAAAATAAGATCAGCGAAGTGCGCTCCAATGCTTTACCTCAAATTAACCTGAGTGCAGGTTTGACCTACAATCCGATTATACAGAAAATTGCTCTTCCGGATTTTACAGGACAGACAGGCGGAACGACATTAGTCGAGATGGGACAGAAATGGCAGGCGACTCCAACTGTTTCACTGACTCAGCAGATCTTTAATCAATCGGTATTTACGGGTCTGAAAGCAGCAAATACTACAAGAGCTTTCTATCAGGTTAATCATGAAATGACGGAAGAGCAGTTGATCGAACGTGTAGCAAACAGTTACTACGATGTATATCAGGCAAAAATGCAACTGGAAACCATAGAGAGCAATCTCAAAAGTACCCGGAAAACACGTGATGTCATCTTTGGTTCATATTCAAACGGACTGGCTAAAAAAATAGATCTGGATCGTACAGATGTAGCTGTCAACAATCTGGAATCATCCAAATTGCAAAAGATGAATGAAATCCAGCTGAAAGAGAATGCACTGAAATTTGTAATTGGTATGGATGTCAATAAAGATATTCAGATGCCGAAAAGTACATTTAATATAGATCTTAAAATCGCTAATCTGGATACAGCTCAACTGGACAACAGAACGGAGATAAAATTGCTGGCTACACAAAGAGAACTGAATGTATTCAATAAAAAATCAATTGAAGCTCAGTATTATCCAACTTTATCTCTACAGGCAAGCTATGGATATGCCGGTTTCGGACAGAAATTTCCATTGGTTAACAACAATGGGGTATGGGCGAATTTTGCTTCCATCGGTGTGAATCTTTCCTTCCCGATATTCAACGGATTCTCGACACGCTCTAAAGTAAGACAGGCACAGATCGATATCGATAAGCTGGATGTGGATATTTCGGATAAAAAACTAAGTCTCATGACCGACGCGAATAATGCACAGAAGCAATTGAAAAACAGCCTTCTGAATATCAATATGCAACAGGCAAATATGGAACTTGCGAAAGAAGTGCTGTCTAATGTTGAGAATAACTATAAAAATGGTTTGGCTACATTAACAGATCTTTTAGATGCAGAAAAAGCATATGCTGAAGCTCAAAACAATCATTCTACAGCTTTGTTGAATTACAAAGTTGCTGAAATACAAATTATTAAATCAAACGGGAATTTAAAATCACTTATCAACGAATAATTAACCACAGATGAAACGGACAATCATAACCATCGTAATTATAGTAGCAGCACTGGCTGGTATTATGTTTATTTTGAATAAGAATAAAGAAAAGAATAAAGCGGAAACTGAAATCGTAGCACAACAGAATGCAGCAGTAGCTGTGCGTATTGATACTGTTGCTGTTCGCGAAATGAATGCCCAGTATATTTCTAATGGTACATTTATGCCATTTAAAGAGATGAGATTATCTGCCGAAACACCGGGTAGAGTAAAAACTGTACTTGTTGATGAAGGTGATTTTGTGACCGCAGGACAAGTACTTGCAACTGTAGTAGGAGACAAGCTGAATGTGAATACACAGAATGCACAGGCCTCGTATAATACTTCTAAAGCAGATTACGAAAGATACAAAAATGCTTTTCAGACAGGAGGTGTGACACAGCAACAATTGGATCAGGCCAAATTAAAAATGGAAAGTGATCTGAATAACCTGAAAAGTGCGCAGCTGAATGCTTCTGATGCAACGGTAAGAGCAGGGATCAGCGGAACGATCAACGAACGTAAAATCGAACCGGGTACTTATGTATCTCCTGGTACAGAAATGTTTTCACTGGTGAATGTCGGTACGTTGAAACTAAGAGTGAATGTTGACGAGAAGAATGTTGTAAAGCTTAAAGTTGGTCAGAATATCAAAATCACTGCAAGTGTATATCCGGACAAATCTTTCGAAGGAAAGATTACCTTCATTGCTCCTAAGGCGGACGGAAGTCTTAATTTTCCTGTAGAGATCGAGGTAAAAAACAATCCTAATAATGAACTTCGTGCAGGTATGTACGGTACTGCAGTATTTGGTGCAGATCAGTTAATACCGGTACTCACTGTCCCTAGAACAGCATTTGTAGGTAGTGTAAGTTCCAATCAGATATTTGTCAATGAAAACAATAAAGCAGTCCTTAAGACAATCACTTCCGGACGCAATTTCGGTGACTATGTAGAAGTGCTGGACGGACTTTCTGCAGGTCAGATCGTGATTACAAGTGGACAAATCAACTTGCTGAACAATACGCCGATCAGCATTATTAAATAATTGTTTGAAACAAAAGATATTTCATGAAAATTTCAGAAATCTCCATAAAGCGCCCCAGTATAATCATCGTACTGTTTATTATACTTACGCTGGGTGGTTTATTTAGTTATAAGCTGTTAAGCTATGAGTTGATTCCCAAATTTGAAATCAATGTTATTACAGTACAGACCGTATATCCGGGAGCCTCGCCCTCTGAGGTAGAAAATACCGTATCCAAGAAAATTGAGGATGCGATATCTTCTCTGGAGAACGTAAAACGTGTAGAGACAAAGTCATATGAGAGTTTATCATTAGTCATGATTACCCTTAATGATAATGCAGATGCCAACTATGCATTGAATGATGCACAACGTAAGATAAATGCTATCCTGAAAGATTTACCGGATGATGTGGATCCTCCGTCACTGGTTAAATTTTCACTGGATGATATGCCGATCATGAATCTTTCCGTGACCAGTAAGTTGTCTGAGAAAGAGCTTTACGATCTGCTGGATAAGAAAATACAACCTATCTTCTCCCGCATCAACGGGGTTGCGCAAGTGGATATGATCGGCGGACAGGAGCGTGAAATCAAAGTAACGTTAGATCCTAAGAAAATGGAAGGTTACGGATTGAGTATTGCTCAGGTTCAGCAGGATATTTTATCTTCCAATCTGGATTTCCCTACCGGTAACGTAAAGACCAGAAGCAGTCAGATTTTGATCAGGTTGTCAGGTAAATACAGATCTATTGAAGATATGCGTAATCTGCCTATTACGGCTAAAGCAGCCGGTAGCGGAGGACAATCTCTGGATATTCCGATCCGCTTGGGTGATATCGCTGATATCGAAGACGGTCAGAAAGAGGTTGAAAAGATTGCTCGTCTGGATCAGAAAAATACTATCCTGATGCAGGTTAAAAAGCAGTCTGATGCTAACGCAGTGGAGGTTAGTAAACTCGTAAAAGCGAATATTGAGACAGTTCAAAAGGATTATAAAGATCAGGATATCAAGATTCTGGTGGCGAATGATACTTCCGAATATACCCTGAAAGCAGCTAATAACGTTTTGTTTGACCTTTTCCTAGCGATTGTACTGGTAGGTGTGATCATGTTATTCTTCCTGCACAGTTTACGGGATGCGGCAGTCGTCATGGTGGCGATTCCATTGTCACTGATTGCTACATTTATCGGTATCTATCTGATGGGGTATACG
Proteins encoded in this region:
- a CDS encoding TolC family protein, with the translated sequence MNRISKLLMVLLSIGILGSAHAQEELTLKEAIQYALQNKADAKKSKLDVINAENKISEVRSNALPQINLSAGLTYNPIIQKIALPDFTGQTGGTTLVEMGQKWQATPTVSLTQQIFNQSVFTGLKAANTTRAFYQVNHEMTEEQLIERVANSYYDVYQAKMQLETIESNLKSTRKTRDVIFGSYSNGLAKKIDLDRTDVAVNNLESSKLQKMNEIQLKENALKFVIGMDVNKDIQMPKSTFNIDLKIANLDTAQLDNRTEIKLLATQRELNVFNKKSIEAQYYPTLSLQASYGYAGFGQKFPLVNNNGVWANFASIGVNLSFPIFNGFSTRSKVRQAQIDIDKLDVDISDKKLSLMTDANNAQKQLKNSLLNINMQQANMELAKEVLSNVENNYKNGLATLTDLLDAEKAYAEAQNNHSTALLNYKVAEIQIIKSNGNLKSLINE
- a CDS encoding efflux RND transporter periplasmic adaptor subunit — protein: MKRTIITIVIIVAALAGIMFILNKNKEKNKAETEIVAQQNAAVAVRIDTVAVREMNAQYISNGTFMPFKEMRLSAETPGRVKTVLVDEGDFVTAGQVLATVVGDKLNVNTQNAQASYNTSKADYERYKNAFQTGGVTQQQLDQAKLKMESDLNNLKSAQLNASDATVRAGISGTINERKIEPGTYVSPGTEMFSLVNVGTLKLRVNVDEKNVVKLKVGQNIKITASVYPDKSFEGKITFIAPKADGSLNFPVEIEVKNNPNNELRAGMYGTAVFGADQLIPVLTVPRTAFVGSVSSNQIFVNENNKAVLKTITSGRNFGDYVEVLDGLSAGQIVITSGQINLLNNTPISIIK